One genomic window of uncultured Fibrobacter sp. includes the following:
- a CDS encoding endo-1,4-beta-xylanase — protein sequence MISSRISKIVSFALFCAFTSVFAGPGLADGAAKFLGNIPVDGEVPSDFTEYWNQISPDRECVWAQVEENRGEYDFSKCDAIYNWAKQNGVLFKFRTLVWGSQYPGWIRNLNVEETKEAITAWFDAVAGHYPDLEMIDVVAEAGRPSQNQYHSGFGVNNHFIEALGGDNDGDYNFVTTAFKMARERWPDAILIYNDFNTFQWQRDVGIKLINTIRRNGAPVDGYGLQAHDLMTTGSGPKTCLNIDMLKRFLQEIIDSTQIPLYITEYDIESIDDKIQEQCYSEQFPLFMEEENIAGITLWGYIYGKTWLSCEGQAEGCSGIIKDGVDRSAMTWLKQYFAEHKADTKNKWILTSEFPGEKPTETGNKDSTIQNPPLAISNACHLQAKTLQAYDVFDLNGVRLGRLRAYTMDEAVSILKNTSDIKVQGVYMLRSVRNGTVKSVRIQQ from the coding sequence ATGATAAGTTCTAGAATTTCAAAAATTGTATCCTTCGCGCTGTTCTGCGCGTTTACAAGTGTATTTGCAGGCCCCGGCCTTGCCGACGGTGCAGCCAAGTTCCTCGGCAACATTCCGGTCGATGGCGAAGTTCCCTCCGATTTCACCGAATACTGGAACCAGATTAGCCCCGATAGAGAATGCGTATGGGCGCAAGTCGAAGAGAATCGTGGCGAATACGACTTTTCCAAGTGCGACGCAATTTACAACTGGGCAAAACAGAACGGAGTCCTATTCAAGTTCCGCACGCTCGTGTGGGGTTCGCAATACCCAGGTTGGATTCGCAACCTAAATGTCGAAGAAACCAAGGAGGCCATTACCGCCTGGTTCGATGCCGTCGCAGGGCATTATCCCGACCTAGAAATGATTGACGTGGTTGCCGAAGCTGGCCGTCCATCGCAGAACCAGTACCATTCTGGATTTGGAGTCAACAACCATTTTATCGAAGCCCTGGGCGGCGACAACGATGGCGATTACAACTTCGTGACTACGGCTTTCAAGATGGCTCGCGAGCGCTGGCCAGATGCGATTCTCATTTACAACGACTTCAATACATTCCAATGGCAACGGGATGTTGGAATAAAGCTTATCAATACAATCAGGAGGAACGGTGCTCCTGTCGACGGTTACGGATTGCAAGCCCATGATTTAATGACAACGGGATCTGGTCCCAAGACCTGCCTCAACATCGACATGCTTAAAAGGTTCCTCCAAGAAATTATCGACAGCACACAGATTCCGCTGTACATTACCGAATACGATATCGAGTCTATAGACGATAAAATTCAGGAACAATGCTACTCTGAACAGTTTCCCCTCTTCATGGAAGAGGAAAATATTGCAGGCATTACCCTTTGGGGCTACATTTACGGCAAGACATGGCTATCTTGTGAAGGACAGGCGGAAGGATGTTCCGGCATCATCAAGGACGGCGTGGACCGCTCGGCCATGACGTGGCTCAAGCAGTATTTCGCGGAGCACAAAGCCGACACTAAGAACAAGTGGATTCTCACATCCGAGTTTCCGGGAGAGAAACCAACGGAAACCGGCAACAAAGACTCAACTATTCAGAATCCCCCATTGGCAATCAGTAACGCATGCCACCTGCAGGCGAAAACCCTTCAGGCATACGACGTATTTGACCTGAACGGCGTCCGACTCGGCCGCCTGCGCGCCTACACCATGGACGAGGCCGTTTCGATACTCAAGAATACTAGCGACATCAAGGTCCAGGGCGTCTACATGCTCCGCTCCGTGAGGAACGGCACCGTAAAAAGCGTGCGGATTCAACAATAA
- a CDS encoding glutamine synthetase III, producing MSNEYRLKAIKEIASEAAEGVMPAAPASLDFYGEDVFNAEAMRTYLPKDICKKLFATIDEGAPLDASIANEVAHAMKKWAIDRGATHFTHWFQPLTGSTAEKHDSFLEPENGKAIMAFSGKNLIVGEPDASSFPSGGLRSTFEARGYTAWDPTSPAFIKRHGNGATLCIPTAFCSYTGEALDKKTPLLRSIQALQKSADRLMGLFGVAAQKVTVTLGAEQEYFLIDKRFYLQRPDLYQAGRTLFGAAPAKHQQMEDHYFGSIPARILNFMNDVEKELWKLGIPAKTRHNEVAPAQFELAPMFEEVNLACDHNMQIMEVLRQVADRHGLVCLLHEKPFAGINGSGKHNNWSVNYGKTNLLNPGKDPHQNAIFLTALCAVIYAVDTHADLLRMAVASAGNDHRLGANEAPPAIISMYLGDQLADVIDQLEKGDPKSSKQAGALKLGSDTLPPLPRDATDRNRTSPFAFTGNKFEFRAPGSSQSCSEPNVILNTIVAEAFDLIADKMQNVPADKFHEELQNLLQKIVKEHKKVIFNGNGYTDEWVEEAAKRGLPNIRTTMEALQALTKKENVALFEKYGVFNKRELDSRYEVNMEDYHKKIHIEGKIAFDIAKNVVLPQVLCAYGNALKTNEMAKTQGFYAVDGYARELGEKLKGLEEAIAKMEAALGDKHEAILDAMANLRIIVDKIESIVPDEKWPLPKYREMLFIY from the coding sequence ATGAGCAATGAATATAGGCTGAAAGCCATCAAGGAAATTGCGAGCGAAGCCGCCGAAGGCGTGATGCCCGCAGCACCCGCAAGCCTCGACTTTTACGGAGAGGATGTCTTTAACGCAGAGGCCATGCGCACCTACTTGCCGAAGGATATTTGCAAGAAACTCTTTGCCACCATCGACGAAGGCGCACCGCTTGACGCAAGCATCGCGAACGAAGTCGCCCATGCCATGAAAAAGTGGGCCATCGACCGCGGCGCCACTCACTTTACGCACTGGTTCCAGCCTCTTACCGGTTCCACCGCCGAAAAGCACGACTCCTTCCTGGAACCCGAAAACGGCAAGGCCATCATGGCCTTCAGCGGCAAGAACCTCATCGTCGGCGAACCGGACGCATCCAGTTTCCCGAGCGGCGGTCTGCGTTCTACTTTCGAAGCCCGTGGCTATACCGCCTGGGATCCGACCTCCCCCGCCTTCATCAAGCGTCACGGCAACGGCGCCACGCTTTGCATCCCGACCGCTTTCTGTAGCTACACTGGCGAAGCTTTGGACAAGAAGACTCCGTTGCTCCGTTCCATTCAGGCCTTGCAGAAGTCCGCCGACCGCCTCATGGGTCTCTTCGGCGTTGCCGCACAGAAGGTCACCGTCACTCTCGGTGCCGAACAGGAATACTTCCTGATCGACAAGCGCTTCTACCTGCAGCGCCCCGACCTGTACCAGGCTGGCCGCACGCTGTTCGGTGCAGCACCTGCAAAGCACCAGCAGATGGAAGACCACTACTTCGGTAGCATTCCGGCACGCATCTTGAACTTCATGAACGATGTGGAAAAGGAACTCTGGAAACTCGGCATTCCTGCCAAGACCCGCCACAACGAAGTCGCTCCGGCCCAGTTCGAACTCGCTCCGATGTTCGAAGAAGTGAACCTCGCCTGCGACCACAACATGCAGATTATGGAAGTGCTCCGCCAGGTCGCAGACCGCCACGGTCTTGTGTGCCTGCTGCACGAAAAGCCGTTCGCCGGCATCAACGGTTCCGGTAAGCACAACAACTGGTCCGTGAACTACGGCAAGACCAACCTTTTGAACCCGGGCAAGGACCCGCACCAGAACGCCATCTTCCTCACCGCGCTCTGCGCCGTGATTTACGCTGTCGACACCCACGCCGACCTGCTCCGCATGGCTGTCGCTAGCGCCGGTAACGATCACCGTCTCGGTGCCAACGAAGCTCCTCCGGCAATCATCTCCATGTACCTCGGCGACCAGCTTGCCGACGTCATCGACCAGCTTGAAAAGGGCGATCCGAAGTCCAGCAAGCAGGCCGGTGCACTCAAGCTCGGTTCCGATACGCTGCCGCCGCTCCCGCGCGACGCTACCGACCGTAACCGTACTTCTCCGTTCGCCTTCACCGGCAACAAGTTCGAATTCCGCGCTCCGGGTTCTAGCCAGAGCTGCTCCGAACCGAACGTCATCCTCAACACGATTGTGGCCGAAGCCTTCGACCTCATCGCCGACAAGATGCAGAACGTCCCGGCCGACAAGTTCCACGAAGAACTGCAGAACCTGTTGCAGAAGATCGTGAAGGAACACAAGAAGGTCATCTTCAACGGCAACGGCTACACCGACGAATGGGTGGAAGAAGCAGCCAAGCGCGGCCTCCCGAACATCCGCACCACCATGGAAGCCCTCCAGGCTCTCACCAAGAAGGAAAATGTGGCCCTGTTCGAAAAGTACGGCGTGTTCAACAAGCGCGAACTCGATTCCCGCTACGAAGTGAATATGGAAGATTACCACAAGAAAATCCATATCGAAGGCAAGATCGCTTTCGACATCGCGAAGAACGTGGTTCTCCCGCAGGTGCTCTGCGCTTACGGCAATGCGCTCAAGACAAACGAAATGGCCAAGACCCAGGGATTCTACGCTGTGGACGGCTATGCTCGTGAACTCGGCGAAAAGCTCAAGGGCCTCGAAGAAGCCATCGCCAAGATGGAAGCTGCTCTCGGCGACAAGCACGAAGCAATCCTCGACGCCATGGCAAACCTCCGCATCATCGTGGACAAGATCGAAAGCATCGTCCCCGACGAGAAGTGGCCGCTGCCGAAGTATCGCGAGATGCTCTTCATCTATTAA